A genome region from Streptomyces antimycoticus includes the following:
- a CDS encoding NADPH-dependent F420 reductase, translated as MSDISIIGLGHMARVLAARALDGGNAVEVIGRDAAKTADVVGALGHGATAGKIGAAPAGDIVILAVPYASAAPVVSQYGDALAGKVIVDITNPFNPTATGLATPDGTSVAQQIAEAAPESAHVVKAFNTIFGHVLAEDRPLDVFMAGDDAQAKASVSAFIKSIGLCPLDTGDLKMAQWLEGAGLLMMGLGRYGVGNYGFSLGVSIPG; from the coding sequence ATGAGCGACATCAGCATCATCGGCCTGGGCCACATGGCCCGCGTCCTCGCCGCCCGCGCGCTCGATGGCGGCAACGCCGTCGAGGTCATCGGCCGTGACGCGGCCAAGACCGCCGACGTGGTCGGCGCGCTCGGCCACGGCGCCACGGCGGGAAAGATCGGCGCCGCCCCGGCCGGGGACATCGTCATCCTCGCCGTGCCCTACGCCAGCGCCGCGCCGGTCGTCAGCCAGTACGGGGACGCACTGGCCGGCAAGGTCATCGTCGACATCACCAACCCGTTCAACCCGACTGCCACCGGGTTGGCCACCCCTGACGGCACCTCCGTCGCGCAGCAGATCGCCGAGGCCGCCCCCGAGAGCGCCCATGTCGTCAAGGCGTTCAACACCATCTTCGGCCATGTCCTGGCCGAGGACCGCCCGCTGGACGTGTTCATGGCCGGCGACGACGCGCAGGCCAAGGCGAGCGTGTCGGCGTTCATCAAGAGCATCGGACTGTGCCCGCTGGACACCGGCGACCTGAAGATGGCGCAGTGGCTGGAGGGAGCGGGCCTGCTGATGATGGGCCTGGGCCGCTATGGCGTGGGGAACTACGGCTTCTCGCTCGGCGTCAGCATTCCCGGCTGA
- a CDS encoding TetR/AcrR family transcriptional regulator yields MGRWEPGARERLVVAAVDLFTEQGYDATTVAQIAERAGVTKSTFFRHFPDKRELLVAGQETLSRLLAEGIAEAPDDASPLEAVAAGLERASTAMGPVNRDFAPRLKAAVASSAELQERDALKSVSLAAAMTTALVARGVPDPTAALAGELGLLAFKRGYAEWSEGDRDGKDELAGYALAALDELRAASASLG; encoded by the coding sequence ATGGGCAGATGGGAACCAGGGGCGCGCGAACGCCTCGTCGTGGCTGCCGTCGACCTGTTCACCGAGCAGGGGTACGACGCCACGACGGTCGCGCAGATCGCCGAGCGCGCCGGGGTCACCAAGAGCACGTTCTTCCGGCACTTCCCCGACAAGCGCGAGCTGCTGGTGGCCGGACAGGAGACGCTGAGCCGGCTGCTGGCCGAGGGGATCGCCGAGGCGCCCGATGACGCCAGCCCGCTGGAGGCGGTCGCCGCCGGTCTCGAGCGCGCCTCGACCGCGATGGGCCCCGTCAATCGGGACTTCGCCCCTCGTCTGAAGGCGGCTGTCGCCTCCAGCGCCGAGCTTCAGGAGCGTGACGCCCTCAAAAGCGTCAGCCTCGCGGCCGCGATGACCACCGCTCTGGTCGCCCGCGGCGTACCCGATCCGACCGCGGCTCTCGCGGGCGAGCTGGGCCTTCTCGCCTTCAAGCGGGGGTACGCCGAATGGTCGGAGGGCGACCGTGACGGCAAGGACGAGCTCGCCGGGTACGCCCTGGCGGCCCTGGACGAACTGCGTGCGGCGAGCGCGTCGCTGGGCTGA
- a CDS encoding LysR family transcriptional regulator, producing the protein MATLRALECLVAVADSGSITQAALLLHSSQPAVSHQIASLEREAGTILLRREPRGVKLTPAGRAAVADARRAIEAAASAVRSARAAGQAAGGVLRLVSAQSLSVALLAPVIRQWDRRYPDVAITLRESTSMDEALGLVDSDEADVALLPTPSSDRFTITAVAEEEIVLATTSGHPLARQSAVRLEDLQGAPLVHFAPDNGLSAWLDQSFARAGVRLEPVMRTSVTTAAPQLAAAGLGIAVCPVSAVSDGFPGAVRPFSPRWIRQLVAVTSGEPDPLVARFIGNLRSHGVRVPRGVRAQLAEGGPSAGGSSAGRSSAGTPGPSS; encoded by the coding sequence ATGGCTACCCTTCGGGCGTTGGAGTGCCTTGTCGCGGTCGCGGACTCCGGATCGATCACGCAGGCCGCCCTGCTCCTGCATTCGTCGCAGCCCGCTGTCTCTCACCAGATCGCCTCCCTGGAACGCGAGGCCGGAACGATCCTGCTTCGACGTGAACCACGGGGGGTCAAGCTCACTCCCGCGGGGCGTGCCGCTGTCGCGGATGCCAGACGGGCGATCGAGGCGGCCGCCTCCGCGGTGAGGTCGGCGCGTGCGGCGGGGCAGGCGGCCGGAGGGGTGCTGCGGCTGGTCAGTGCGCAGAGCCTCAGCGTGGCGCTGCTCGCCCCGGTCATTCGCCAGTGGGACCGCCGCTACCCAGACGTGGCGATCACCTTGCGCGAGTCCACGTCGATGGACGAGGCACTCGGCCTCGTCGACTCCGACGAAGCCGATGTCGCCCTGTTGCCCACTCCCTCGTCCGACCGCTTCACGATTACCGCCGTCGCCGAGGAAGAGATCGTGCTGGCGACGACCAGCGGCCATCCGCTGGCCCGGCAATCGGCCGTACGCCTTGAGGATCTCCAAGGGGCGCCGCTGGTTCACTTCGCACCGGACAACGGCCTCAGCGCCTGGCTCGACCAGTCCTTCGCCCGCGCCGGAGTCCGCCTGGAGCCGGTGATGAGGACATCGGTGACGACCGCGGCACCACAGCTCGCGGCTGCCGGTCTGGGAATCGCCGTATGCCCCGTGAGCGCGGTCAGCGACGGCTTTCCGGGTGCCGTGCGGCCGTTCTCGCCGCGGTGGATCAGGCAGCTGGTGGCGGTGACGTCCGGGGAACCGGATCCGCTCGTCGCCCGATTCATCGGCAACCTGCGCAGTCACGGCGTGCGGGTGCCTCGCGGGGTGCGGGCTCAGCTCGCGGAGGGTGGCCCGTCGGCCGGTGGCTCATCGGCCGGTCGCTCATCGGCCGGGACGCCAGGGCCGTCCTCCTGA
- a CDS encoding SDR family oxidoreductase, which translates to MPYSLKDKRVLIVGGSSDIAAALATDLLQEGARVTLAGRNIEKTTVAAKAIGDAVRPMTLDLSDEESIQAAADQVRTAGGLDHLVSVATERSNGPVASLERRALLAAFDAKVVGPILLAKHFAQLIAEKGSLLFFSGLAAWRPSPGLVAMAATNGSVSTLASALAVELAPTRVNAISPGVIDTSNWDTAVPDKREWFRQIATSAPVGRVGDPSDVSAAAHVLLVNPYITGETLHVDGGARWS; encoded by the coding sequence ATGCCGTATTCATTGAAGGACAAACGCGTTCTGATCGTGGGAGGCAGCTCGGACATCGCCGCTGCCCTGGCCACCGACCTCCTCCAGGAGGGTGCGCGGGTCACGCTCGCGGGCCGGAACATCGAGAAGACGACCGTCGCGGCGAAGGCCATCGGGGACGCCGTCCGGCCTATGACACTCGACCTTTCGGACGAGGAGTCGATCCAGGCAGCCGCGGATCAGGTCAGGACCGCCGGCGGACTCGACCATCTCGTCAGCGTCGCCACGGAGCGGAGCAACGGGCCGGTCGCCTCCCTTGAGCGCCGCGCGCTGCTCGCGGCCTTCGACGCCAAGGTCGTGGGCCCGATCCTGCTGGCCAAGCACTTCGCCCAGTTGATCGCCGAGAAGGGGTCGCTGCTGTTCTTCTCCGGCCTGGCCGCGTGGCGCCCCTCGCCGGGACTCGTCGCGATGGCGGCCACCAACGGCAGCGTGAGCACGCTCGCGTCCGCCCTCGCGGTCGAATTGGCGCCCACGCGTGTCAACGCCATCTCCCCCGGCGTGATCGACACCAGCAACTGGGACACCGCGGTCCCCGACAAGCGGGAGTGGTTCCGGCAGATCGCAACCTCCGCGCCGGTGGGCCGGGTCGGGGATCCCTCCGACGTCTCGGCCGCCGCCCACGTGTTGCTGGTCAACCCGTACATCACCGGCGAGACCCTCCATGTGGACGGCGGAGCGCGCTGGTCCTGA